DNA from Corynebacterium aurimucosum ATCC 700975:
CATCTGCCTCTCGGTCCACCATGGACAGCGCTTCTTGCCAGCCGGCCGGGTTCTTGGCCAGGAGGAGACGAATCGTGCGCTTGCCCAGCGTGATGGTGGAGTAGCGTCCGGCCACATCATCGACGCCTTCCGCAGCGGCAATGGCCTTGTGGCGGTCCACGCCGAAAGCTTCGACCGCGGCGGCGACGGCTTGGGCAGCATTGCCGCGGTTCGCGCGGCCTGGGAGGGAAAGGCGCAGCTTATCGACGCCCTCCGGGCTCACCAGCCCGTCCTCCGTCACTGCCCAGGTGGGGGTGGGGCGGCGGAATGCGCGGCCGTCGGCAAGCGGCTTGACCGCGTGCCAGTCCTCGCCCTCGCGTACGATGTGGCCCCCAGTGCGCGGGCAAGTGACGGATTCACCCATCCAGCCGGCACCCGCGGAAACCCAAATGACATTCTTCGCGTCATAGGCCACGGAGGTCATGAGGACGTCATCGCAGTTGGCGATGACGAGCATGTCCGGGTGGGCCTCGACGGCGCCGCGCAAGGCGCGCTCAATCTTGTTGATCTCACCCACGCGGTCCAGCTGATCGCGGGAAAGGTTCAGCAGCACCAGCGCGGTGGGGTTGAGATTATCCGCGACGTGGGGAACGTGAAGCTCGTCTACCTCAAGGACTAGATGGCTCGCATCTTTGCCGGCCAAGAGCGCGGAGATGATTCCCGCATCCATGTTGTCGCCACCATCGTTGGTGGCCACGGTGTGTTCGGCGCGCACTGCGGCGGCCAGCATGCGCGTGGTCGTGGACTTGCCGTTGGTTCCGGTGACCAGGATAGCCGGGCGCTGATTGGCCAAGTTCTGCATGATGGTGGGGTCGATGGCATTGGCGATGAGTCCGCCAATCATGCCGCCCGCGCCGCGGCCCGTGGCGCGCGAGGCGGTGGTGGCCAGCGCCGCAGCGGTGGTAGCGACCGCAGTGCGCGCGGAAGAAAACGCGCTTCGGAAGTTAAAATTCATGTTCCCCAGAGTAGTCGGGGGACCTTAGCTATCGGTGTTGTGTGAGCGGTTGTGTCCCGAGTTTTGCTGCTTCTGGTGGTTGCCACTACCGCGGCGGCCACGTCCACCGCGCCGGCGACGGCGGCGACCTTTATTGCCGCCCCTGTTCCGGTTGTTCGAGTCGGAGTCCGACTGGGCGCGCTTGTCACTCGCAGATCCGTCGGACGAAGAGCCCTGGTGCTTCTTCTGCGCGTGTTCCTGCTTGGCAGAGTGCTGAGTACCGGAGGACTTGCGGCGCGAGCGGCGGCGGTTCTTGTTCGTGGAACGATTGCGGTTGGATTGTCCGCTGCTGTGGCGTCCGCCCGAGTTACCCGTTGACTTAGACCCGGATTCTTCCTCTGGCTCCGTGGGTTCCTCGATGCGCTCGAGAGCGGCAAGGAAGGCAACGTCGGACATCAGGGGGATGTCCTTGCGGTGAGCGTGCATGGGCTTGCCCACGAGGTTGGTGGTGATGTTGCAGACCACCAGGGACGTTTCTCGGGTGAGCTTTTCCGAGTAGTTGAGCTCCTCGCGGGCTAGGGCGGCGATGATGGTATCGGGGTCCTCGGTGATTTCCGGGGCTACAACGATCTCCATGCCGCGGATGAGCTCCTTGCCGGGCACATACGCGCCAGGGTTGTGGTGCTGGCGGGGCGCTTCAGCAGCGTCGACGCGGACGTGGGAACGCTGCAGCCCAAAACGGTCCGCTCGCAGATCATCCGGTGCTGCACTGCTCAGTGGGCCTGAAGCTTGCGCGCGATAAAGATCCACAAGCAGGCGGGTTGCTTCGCGGGAGGTCTCCTTCTCCGGCTTCTGCGCACGTTCGACGCTGGCCGTGGGGTCAGGCGCTGGAAGGCCGGTATCGCGAGCAACTGTTGCCAGACGAATATCGGTGCCCCACACGCTTTGGCGACGAGCCGTGGCGAGGGTATCCACGATCGCCACTGGGGTGGGAACGTGTCCCACCTTGAATCGGCGGCGCCGGCCTTTGCCGCGGTTGCGATTGCGCGCGCGGTTTTGGCGGGCGGCGGCGGTCATTGCGCGGCGTGCCTCTGAGACGATGAAACCCCAGGTGTAGGGGGCGTCGTGGACGATGAGCGTGCGGCCATCGATGAGCCGGTCCAGTGGTTTGAGGAGCATGGAAAAGGACTGTCCTGCCTGGACTTCCTCAGCACTGAGACCGTGCAGGTGTTTAGGGCCTGGGTCCTCGCCCGGATTGATGACGGCGTGGAACTCTTGGCCGATTTCGCCTTCGGCGTTGAGGGTTAGCGCATCCACAGTGAGCAGTCTGCCGGTGGAAGGGTGGATGCCGGTGGTTTGGATGGTCAGCGCCACGAAGGGGAAAGCTGCGAGGGCTTCCTCGCGGGCGGTGGCCTTGTCCTTGTTGTCGTCCTTGTGCGGCTGGGCCGTTTGTTGCTCATTCCCGGTCTGTTTTTGGGCAGCCTGGTGCGGGCGTGGTCCCGGCTTCGGGGCGTTGGTGTTCGGTGACGCCGCGGCCGGCGTCCCTGCTGCGCTAGGTTGCGTTGCAGGCTTGGAGGGGCCGGGTGTCGTAGTCATTGTTCACAGTTTAGTCCCCAACTGCTAGGAAGCTGGAAAGGGCACACGTGACGTAGGCGTCAACCATCTAAATGGTGGAGAGGCGAGCTGTGCCGTGGGCTAACCGAATTCGATGACGGTGACATCGCCGTCGTGGTCTGGTACGAGTTCTTGAGGTGGCTGTACGGTTCGCGTCGCAGTCGGCCTAGCGGTCACAGTCACAGGGGCCTGGCCGCCTTCGTCCGAACGATCCTGGTTCGCTGGAGGGGCGGTGGTCGGTGGCGTGTGTGGAGTAGGTTGAGCTGAGGTATCGGGTGCCGACGTCGCTGGAATTGGCGTCGAGGCGGGCGCAGTCCGAGGCGCGCTATAAGGTGCCCGGCTAGGTTGCGTCGCCTGCGGGGCTGGCGTCGGGCTCGGCGTGCCCGCGTCAGCGGTGGGGCTATTGCCGTGAAGATGCGGCGTGCGTGCTGCAGGCTCTCCCGGGAGTGCTGGTTCGGACAGATCCGTTGGTTCGGGCAGTTCCGTTGGTTCAGACAGCTTCGTTGTCACTGTTGTTTCTGCCGCGGTTGGAAAAGCGGAGTGATCGAGCGTGCGTGAGGTAGCTTCGACGTCCTGGCTTTCGGAGCGGCGAGCGCCTGGGAGCGTACCTTTGGCTGCCTCCGCTGTAGCGGAACGTTCGCTGTTAGTTCTTATATCTCTATCCGGCTTGGCAGCGTGCAGCGAGGTGCCGTTCTCCGTCATGGCTGAGTCGGTGACATGATCATGGCTGGGGCGTGGTGTGCCCGGCAAAAATGCAACGCCCGCGGTGCCACCGACTACGACAGCAGCACCTGCTGCGCAGGCAAGCTTAAAACCGGTACTGGCCGCAGCTAATTGTGTTCCAGCCGTAGCGCTAGCCGCAGCGGAATTCAGGGAGAGAACTTGCGCGCCTTGCGAAGCAGTGGAAGTTGCAGTGTGCGCTACGGCAGTAGCATGGGTGCCTCCGAGTGGCGAGATTGCTGCATGTGCCTTACCGGCGTTCGCGACCGTCGCCGCAGCCGCCCCCGCCGCGGCCGCGATGACACTTGCGGTTCCCTCGGCGAGAGAAGTGTCTGGCGTTCCTTCTTCGGCGTAGATCGTGAGAGTTGGGGAATCGGGATCCGGTGTGAAGTAGGCGCGGGCAACTGCGATGAGACCCTCATGTTTGAAACCCGCGATAGTAGTGCTCAACCGTGTGGCCTGATTGTGCGGAATGGTGGCAACAAGCTCATCGT
Protein-coding regions in this window:
- a CDS encoding Mur ligase family protein — translated: MNFNFRSAFSSARTAVATTAAALATTASRATGRGAGGMIGGLIANAIDPTIMQNLANQRPAILVTGTNGKSTTTRMLAAAVRAEHTVATNDGGDNMDAGIISALLAGKDASHLVLEVDELHVPHVADNLNPTALVLLNLSRDQLDRVGEINKIERALRGAVEAHPDMLVIANCDDVLMTSVAYDAKNVIWVSAGAGWMGESVTCPRTGGHIVREGEDWHAVKPLADGRAFRRPTPTWAVTEDGLVSPEGVDKLRLSLPGRANRGNAAQAVAAAVEAFGVDRHKAIAAAEGVDDVAGRYSTITLGKRTIRLLLAKNPAGWQEALSMVDREADGLVIAANGHVADGIDMSWLWDVRFEDFEGIPVKAAGERGTDLAVRLVYADISHELIADPLAAIQSCPEGRIEVLANYTAFRDLKKALTAAAAKEHSND